In Labrus bergylta chromosome 5, fLabBer1.1, whole genome shotgun sequence, the genomic window GTTTAGGAAAGACACTATTAAGGTATGATGTTATgtaatgtgttgtgtttaagtGACAAAGTCAGTTGTAACAGCTAAATTTACTTCTTGGTTTTGTTCATTTCTCTCTgaatgtctttcttttctcttcttgtgtttctgaAAAATCAGTGAGTCGCTATGCTGCCAACAACGAATCCTTCAACTGTGGCCAGGAGATGAGATCGACAGGCTGTAATTGAGCTACAGCCAATGCGCAGACGCTGTTCTACCACTTCCATCAAAGTTACAGATAAAAACGCTCTGAGTAACGGAGTCCTAGTCTACAAAGGGCGCATTGTAATTTGTATTAGTTGTATCTGCAGCTGCTGTTGAAAGCTGTCAACAATATAGATGCTCAATTTGCTCATTATTCAACAATGTTTTGATTGACTGACAGTGAAGCACTACTACTTTAAACACATGTCCAGCCTAAATGGTTCAtgtaaaaaaatcaacttttctTAAGCTGCTATTGTGACCTGTGAGGATTATGAGGCCAAATTCAGTATTTCTGCAGGCACagtgtctcctgtgtgtgttcgtTGGTGTTTGTGTGCCAACTGTTGTTGTGGGCTCGCTCCCTCACGCACTACCATGGCACGTCTCCTGCCCAGTCcggtgtgtgtgtcagatcaAGCCTTGGTTCTCCCCTGATTCTGTCTACCATGAAGCTCCTACTGTGGACTGCAATGACCTGCTGTTGACCAGGCTCCCTTTACCCAtacccccaaacacacacaccctgcgcCTGCAAAGTAACCTTCTGTCTGAGATCGACACTGCCGCGTTGCAAGCACTGTCCAATCTCACCGACCTTGACCTTTCTCAGAATCGCTTCAGCTGTGTCAGAACAATAACTAAGAGCTCCTCCCTGTCCTCTTTGCTATCTCTACACCTAGAGGAAAACCATCTCAGTCATCTCCCTGACGCCTCATTCTCCTCAATGCCAAATTTGCAGGAACTCTTTCTCAGCCACAACAACTTGCACTTCATAGCACCAGGAGCATTTGCAGGACTAGACTCCCTGCTGCGCCTCcatatcaacaacaacaaacttacCACAGTTGACCCCCGGTGGTTCAGGGCTTTGCCTCATTTAGAAGTTCTCATGCTTGGGGGAAACCCTGTGGAATCCCTGCCTGACCGTGGCTTCCAGGCCCTGAAATCCCTGCGCAGTCTTGTCCTTGGCAGTATGGGCCTGCGAGGCTTGGCGGAAAAGGCTCTAGAAGGTTTAGAGGGCTTGGAAAGCCTCTCATTCTACGACAACAAGCTTACAAAAGTCCCCACTCAGGCTCTGAGGAGAGTGCCTGGACTGAAGTTCCTTGACCTCAACAAGAATCGAATCAAACTGATCGAGACAGGAGACTTCAGAGACATGGTCTACCTGAAGGAGCTTGGCCTAAATAACATGGAAGAGCTTGTGTCCATTGAGAAAGGAGCACTGGAGAACCTTCCAGAGCTCACTAAACTTGAGATTACTAACAACCCACGACTGTCCTACATTAATCCGCAAGCGTTCCTCCAACTGAGCAGACTGGAGAGTCTGATGCTCAACTCCAACTCTCTAAGTGCTCTGCACCAGCACATTGTGCTCTCCTTGCCAAGTCTTCAGGAGGTTAGCTTACACTCAAACCCGCTGCGTTGTGACTGTCTGTTCCACTGGGCTGCGGAGGAGGCCTCTCACCCTCACactgaagaaacacaaacacctcgGATGGTGCGTTTTATCCAACCACAGGCCACGCTTTGCTCTGAACCACCAGACCTCAGAGCTCGCAGGGTTAGAGAGGTCTCCTCCAGGGAGATGTCAGCCTCATGCCTTCCTGTGATCCCTACCAGCTCCCTTCCCTCTTACGTTGGGgtaagagaaggaggaaaatTGGTCTTGCACTGCAGGGCTCTTGCAGATCCACAGCCTGAACTGTACTGGGTGACTCCCAATGGGCTCAGACTTGGTCCTGTACTGAGCGGTACATCTAAAGGTTCACCAGGTCCTGATCCCTGCCACGTCATGACAGTCTCTGAGGGACTTAACCAGACAACTGCCTCCAGTGTCTCTCCAAGCCACACTCAGGATGATCCTCCCTGTAACCCCTCCAAA contains:
- the LOC109990328 gene encoding leucine-rich repeat neuronal protein 2; this translates as MRPNSVFLQAQCLLCVFVGVCVPTVVVGSLPHALPWHVSCPVRCVCQIKPWFSPDSVYHEAPTVDCNDLLLTRLPLPIPPNTHTLRLQSNLLSEIDTAALQALSNLTDLDLSQNRFSCVRTITKSSSLSSLLSLHLEENHLSHLPDASFSSMPNLQELFLSHNNLHFIAPGAFAGLDSLLRLHINNNKLTTVDPRWFRALPHLEVLMLGGNPVESLPDRGFQALKSLRSLVLGSMGLRGLAEKALEGLEGLESLSFYDNKLTKVPTQALRRVPGLKFLDLNKNRIKLIETGDFRDMVYLKELGLNNMEELVSIEKGALENLPELTKLEITNNPRLSYINPQAFLQLSRLESLMLNSNSLSALHQHIVLSLPSLQEVSLHSNPLRCDCLFHWAAEEASHPHTEETQTPRMVRFIQPQATLCSEPPDLRARRVREVSSREMSASCLPVIPTSSLPSYVGVREGGKLVLHCRALADPQPELYWVTPNGLRLGPVLSGTSKGSPGPDPCHVMTVSEGLNQTTASSVSPSHTQDDPPCNPSKHYRLLPEGTLEMNKVTLSEAGLYTCVAENTLGADTRSVTVGVHGRVKKRKKGGTVNLKGYETVRADARLEVREVGQHYAILSWHSGHNLPSTRLSWQAIYSNAHTPTYTTRILAGTQSFNLTHLQAETFYRVCLHLGTSEGGKHGSRRSRESRMPQCISFRTKDVPEPEPSLQISPELTSTAVTLLLLALILMLLASQSWDTEPNKGAGKHHITILQEIKSPKALIINQITEGSNKNQPKQSEKLLVYQGC